In Massilia violaceinigra, one DNA window encodes the following:
- a CDS encoding DciA family protein — MHIYGTKTRRTSIVATDFLKRNDKIAALLPTAMRMATLQSDCAKALPPMFVNCDVLSFEDARLVLATPSSAVAAKLKQQLPKLQGALQKRGWHIDEIKLKVQVTRSIAPVVHTHQLILPGTALSAFEALGDALPKTAANATLIAAVKAMAARQR, encoded by the coding sequence ATGCATATCTACGGAACCAAGACGCGCCGCACCTCGATTGTCGCTACCGATTTCCTCAAGCGCAATGACAAGATCGCGGCCCTGCTGCCGACGGCGATGCGCATGGCCACCCTGCAGAGCGATTGCGCCAAGGCGCTGCCGCCGATGTTCGTCAACTGCGACGTGCTCTCGTTCGAAGACGCGCGCCTGGTGCTGGCCACGCCCAGTTCGGCCGTCGCGGCCAAGCTCAAACAGCAGCTGCCCAAGCTGCAGGGCGCCTTGCAAAAGCGCGGCTGGCATATCGACGAGATCAAATTGAAAGTGCAGGTCACGCGCAGCATCGCGCCGGTGGTGCACACGCATCAGCTGATTTTGCCCGGCACGGCCTTGTCGGCCTTTGAAGCGCTCGGCGACGCGCTGCCGAAAACGGCGGCCAACGCCACCCTGATCGCCGCCGTCAAGGCGATGGCGGCGCGCCAGCGCTAG